One window of the Montipora foliosa isolate CH-2021 chromosome 4, ASM3666993v2, whole genome shotgun sequence genome contains the following:
- the LOC138001274 gene encoding uncharacterized protein, which produces MNEEDILVSYDVTALFTNVPLSETIDILVDKAFTNDWFNQTYDLNLEKEELTQLLEVATINQLFQFDGQLYEQTDGVAMGSPLGPLMANVFMCHLEDKLGSDGMVPSLYKRYVDDTLARMPNTDAAADFLATLNGLHPSLKFTMELLSENTIPFIGIQIIKNGTELETRVYRKPTNTGLLLHFQSHVDKRYKTGLLKTMLHRAHALSSTTEAFNEECAKLRSIFSRLDYPIGLVNSTINMFILSKPEKKIDDVNTIRIVLPFKDQIAANAVRRQLRDLSRKICVTLQPIFVSKKLEQDLKPKEIKPSIVNRQCVVYKFACDLCDADYVGYTARHLHQRIAEHKYSSIGKHLLEAHGDKNLLNEGQFRVLKKCHGKFDCLVYEMLFIQELKPSLNTPSDSNSAKLFV; this is translated from the coding sequence ATGAATGAAGAAGACATACTGGTCTCCTATGACGTCACAGCCCTTTTTACTAATGTACCATTAAGTGAGACTATTGACATCCTGGTCGACAAAGCCTTTACCAACGATTGGTTTAATCAAACGTATGATCTTAATCTTGAGAAAGAGGAACTTACTCAGCTTCTTGAAGTTGCCACAATTAACCAACTTTTCCAGTTCGATGGTCAACTGTATGAGCAGACtgatggtgtagcgatgggctcGCCTCTTGGCCCGCTAATGGCCAATGTGTTTATGTGCCACCTCGAGGACAAACTCGGAAGCGACGGTATGGTACCCTCTCTTTACAAGAGGTATGTCGACGACACTCTTGCTAGAATGCCTAACACCGATGCTGCTGCTGACTTTCTGGCTACATTGAATGGTCTACATCCGAGCCTGAAGTTTACAATGGAACTTCTTTCTGAGAATACGATCCCTTTCATTGGTATTCAGATCATTAAGAATGGGACAGAACTTGAAACTCGTGTTTACAGAAAGCCGACCAACACCGGTCTTCTCTTACATTTTCAAAGCCATGTTGACAAACGTTACAAAACCGGTTTATTGAAGACCATGCTGCATCGTGCCCATGCCCTGTCATCTACGACAGAAGCCTTTAATGAGGAATGCGCAAAGTTGCGCTCTATATTCTCCCGACTTGATTATCCTATTGGCCTCGTAAATTCTACTATTAATATGTTTATTCTATCTAAGCCGGAAAAGAAAATCGATGATGTTAACACAATCAGAATAGTTCTCCCTTTCAAAGATCAAATAGCCGCTAATGCAGTCCGTAGGCAATTACGTGATCTCAGCAGAAAGATTTGCGTCACTTTGCAGCCTATTTTTGTGAGCAAAAAATTGGAACAAGATCTTAAGCCTAAAGAAATTAAGCCGAGTATTGTAAATcggcaatgcgttgtttataaatttgcatgtgatctgtgtgatgcagattatgtcggttATACGGCCCGACACCTTCATCAGCGCATTGCCGAACATAAGTATTCGTCTATCGGTAAACACCTTTTAGAAGCGCACGGTGACAAAAACCTTCTTAATGAGGGCCAATTTCGTGTTCTCAAAAAGTGCCACGGGAAATTCGACTGCCTCGTTTACGAGATGCTATTCATCCAAGAACTGAAGCCTAGCCTTAACACTCCGAGTGACTCCAAcagtgctaaactctttgtttag
- the LOC138000719 gene encoding allene oxide synthase-lipoxygenase protein-like isoform X2: MPWRNLGYEVYKGYMGEEMFKTKIEELEKPLPPPGMFDQAKITHNTNKLKLLFGLKAFAKSQRGTHPVGVGAQGIATIVSNPQFPACEFFTPGRKFPICLRHATIESIDDVKIDFCGGSLRFASSDDDESQCDIVMGTGPTTPLWSAGAIFDAIRAKVTNDLKTYLLLGPDHLAANIGGLRHKPKSFYDQRYYTEVIFDFRAHDGVKRYVRFRMIPADGSPETGLLPEEVQWEIWNRNQREPNETLPPDYLKREYKERISRGPLEYKLQLQLHHPKDDDPPTILHVGREWDESSHPWMDLADIKMTSLLSPTATERLKFKFTNLPPSIGILPAQSVDDPNVVIHIRKEVYMWSQSLRSKRSMKVVPDHMAAYLIRVETGSQSGAGTDATISVSLIGTKGKTDMIKLDNWGDDFERGDIDEYSVEAMDVGELLMVHLNNDGGGWWYKNPDWFVNKISVISSKQLQEDPFEFPCYRWVLSDLVVFEGKAILPFQEHLAAVKSQRLLELQKRQGNYQWDKSEGFEDLPGHLQAATYNDIPRDSQFSDETRESIGESKKKVAKNLGLAHLSTLFESWDNLDDFRKILKIPYGGVPKIVEADRWMTDRVFGWMFLNGCNPNVVERCEKLPDNFPVTEEMVKMALDRGLTLEQELKEGHFYLVNYKELDGITFSGGEEGSGYTAEPLALFYVKSSGDLVPVAIQLSQQPGETNPIWTPSDSEYDWLQAKMWLRNADYYIHQISNYILKTHLVMEAFAVSAWRQLPSIHPVFKVLFPHLRSVMATNVIIRREFLKSDASQALLKKSYEKFDFNMLSLPNVLKEKGVHDAAKLPKYYYRDDALSLWSAIETFIQEVLSITYKSDDDIAKDNELQAWIRDIHKNGFPARESKSGHGFPQDLSTLDQLVHVLTCVMFTCSCQHAALNFGLMDAHSFVPFTPSIMRLPPPTKKNETTLNTIMEMLPNKSQASRQIALMYVLSQFAVDERFLGDITQTLLTGDDAEEAISRFQASLQAISNSIKTRNKALEMPYINLLPERIPDSIAI; the protein is encoded by the exons ATGCCTT GGCGCAATCTTGGTTACGAAGTGTACAAAGGTTACATGGGAGAGGAAATGTTCAAAACGAAAATTGAAGAATTGGAAAAG CCTCTACCTCCCCCTGGAATGTTTGACCAGGCTAAAATCACGCACAACACCAACAAACTTAAGCTTCTCTTCGGCTTGAAGGCCTTTGCCAAGAGTCAGCGAGGCACTCATCCTGTCGGTGTTGGAGCCCAAGGAATCGCAACAATTGTCTCTAATCCACAGTTTCCTGCCTGTGAATTCTTCACTCCAGGACGCAAGTTTCCTATCTGTTTGCGCCACGCAACCATCGAGTCAATCGATGACGTCAAGATTGATTTTTGTGGTGGTTCATTAAGGTTTGCCTcaagtgatgatgatgagagCCAATGTGACATTGTCATGGGAACGGGACCCACAACACCTCTGTGGAGCGCCGGAGCCATCTTTGATGCTATAAGAGCAAAAGTTACAAACGATCTGAAAACTTATCTACTTCTCGGACCAGACCA TCTTGCTGCTAACATCGGTGGACTGCGACACAAGCCCAAGTCATTCTACGACCAGCGGTATTATACTGAAGTCATCTTTGACTTCAGAGCACATGATGGCGTCAAGCGTTACGTCAGATTCCGAATGATCCCAGCTGATGGGTCACCGGAAACGGGTTTGTTACCGGAGGAAGTTCAATGGGAAATTTG GAACCGCAACCAAAGAGAACCAAATGAAACGTTGCCACCCGACTATCTTAAGCGTGAGTACAAAGAGCGAATAAGCCGAGGACCTCTCGAGTACAAACTCCAGTTACAACTGCATCATCCGAAGGACGATGATCCACCAACGATACTTCACGTCGGGAGGGAATGGGACGAAAGTTCGCATCCTTGGATGGACTTGGCTGATATAAAAATGACATCATTGCTCTCTCCAACAGCAACGGAACGATTGAAGTTCAAATTTACCAACCTTCCGCCTTCAATTGGCATACTACCTGCGCAGTCTGTTGATGATCCCAATGTTGTTATTCACATCCGCAAAGAAGTGTACATGTGGTCCCAGAGCTTACGCTCCAAGAGGTCCATGAAAGTTGTTCCCGATCACATGGCCGCCTATCTTATCAGGGTGGAAACTGGAAGCCAGTCAGGGGCAGGAACCGATGCAACTATTTCCGTTTCGCTAATAG GTACCAAAGGaaaaactgacatgatcaagtTAGACAACTGGGGCGATGACTTTGAAAGGGGAGATATCGACGAATATTCTGTGGAAGCTATGGATGTGGGTGAGTTACTGATGGTGCATCTTAACAACGATGGTGGAGGATGGTGGTACAAGAATCCTGATTGGTTTGTAAACAAGATCTCAGTTATTAGCTCTAAGCAGTTGCAGGAAGATCCTTTTGAATTTCCTTGTTACCGCTGGGTGCTTTCTGATCTGGTCGTATTTGAAGGAAAAG CTATCCTTCCCTTTCAAGAGCATCTCGCTGCGGTTAAAAGTCAACGACTTCTTGAGTTGCAGAAGCGTCAGGGTAATTACCAGTGGGACAAGTCGGAAGGATTTGAGGATCTTCCTGGGCATCTGCAGGCTGCCACATACAACGATATCCCGAGAGATTCTCAGTTCTCCGATGAGACTAGGGAGTCGATCGGCGAGAGCAAAAAGAAAGTCGCCAAGAACCTTGGTCTGGCTCACCTTTCAACCCTTTTCGAGAGCTGGGATAATCTCGATGATTTTCGAAAGATCCTCAAAATTCCTTATGGTGGAGTGCCGAAAATTGTCGAAGCTGACCGATGGATGACCGATAGAGTCTTCGGCTGGATGTTCTTGAATGGTTGCAATCCAAATGTTGTGGAGCGATGTGAAAAATTGCCAGACAATTTTCCCGTTACTGAGGAGATGGTTAAGATGGCCTTGGATCGTGGACTTACTCTTGAACAGGAACTGAAG GAAGGCCACTTTTATCTTGTAAACTACAAGGAGCTCGATGGTATTACATTCAGCGGTGGTGAAGAGGGGTCCGGATATACGGCAGAACCGCTTGCACTTTTTTACGTCAAGAGCTCTGGGGATTTAGTGCCTGTTGCAATTCAGCTGTCGCAACAACCAGGCGAAACCAACCCGATATGGACCCCAAGCGACTCGGAATATGATTGGCTGCAGGCGAAGATGTGGCTTCGTAACGCAGACTATTACATACATCAG ATCAGCAATTATATTCTCAAAACTCACCTGGTGATGGAAGCATTTGCGGTGTCCGCGTGGCGTCAGCTGCCGTCTATCCATCCGGTTTTTAAAGTTCTCTTTCCCCATCTCCGCTCTGTGATGGCTACTAATGTTATCATCAGACGGGAATTTCTTAAGTCGGACGCTTCCCAAGCTCTTCTGAAGAAGTCCTACGAGAAATTCGACTTTAATATGCTTTCGCTGCCGAACGTTTTGAAAGAGAAAGGCGTTCATGATGCTGCAAAGTTACCCAAGTATTACTACAG GGACGACGCCCTTTCTCTCTGGAGCGCCATTGAAACATTCATCCAAGAAGTACTCTCTATTACATACAAGTCAGATGATGATATTGCCAAGGATAACGAACTGCAGGCGTGGATCCGTGACATTCATAAAAATGGCTTTCCTGCAAGAGAGAGTAAGAGTGGTCATGGCTTCCCACAAGATCTTTCAACCCTTGACCAGCTTGTTCACGTGCTTACGTGTGTAATGTTCACATGCTCTTGTCAGCATGCTGCCTTAAACTTTGGACTGATGGACGCCCACAGTTTTGTTCCCTTCACTCCCTCAATTATGCGCTTGCCGCCACCAACCAAGAAGAACGAAACGACTTTAAATACAATCATGGAGATGCTGCCTAACAAGTCACAGGCCTCGAGACAGATTGCTTTGATGTACGTGTTGTCGCAATTTGCTGTGGATGAG CGTTTCCTTGGAGacataacacaaactttgtTGACTGGTGATGACGCAGAAGAGGCTATTAGTCGTTTCCAAGCCTCTCTTCAAGCAATTTCCAATTCCATCAAGACTCGCAATAAAGCACTTGAAATGCCTTACATCAACCTGCTGCCTGAGCGAATTCCTGACAGTATTGCCATCTAA
- the LOC138000719 gene encoding allene oxide synthase-lipoxygenase protein-like isoform X1 produces MGVCTSAVATEGDEPTQLKECDRNQAKINMPWRNLGYEVYKGYMGEEMFKTKIEELEKPLPPPGMFDQAKITHNTNKLKLLFGLKAFAKSQRGTHPVGVGAQGIATIVSNPQFPACEFFTPGRKFPICLRHATIESIDDVKIDFCGGSLRFASSDDDESQCDIVMGTGPTTPLWSAGAIFDAIRAKVTNDLKTYLLLGPDHLAANIGGLRHKPKSFYDQRYYTEVIFDFRAHDGVKRYVRFRMIPADGSPETGLLPEEVQWEIWNRNQREPNETLPPDYLKREYKERISRGPLEYKLQLQLHHPKDDDPPTILHVGREWDESSHPWMDLADIKMTSLLSPTATERLKFKFTNLPPSIGILPAQSVDDPNVVIHIRKEVYMWSQSLRSKRSMKVVPDHMAAYLIRVETGSQSGAGTDATISVSLIGTKGKTDMIKLDNWGDDFERGDIDEYSVEAMDVGELLMVHLNNDGGGWWYKNPDWFVNKISVISSKQLQEDPFEFPCYRWVLSDLVVFEGKAILPFQEHLAAVKSQRLLELQKRQGNYQWDKSEGFEDLPGHLQAATYNDIPRDSQFSDETRESIGESKKKVAKNLGLAHLSTLFESWDNLDDFRKILKIPYGGVPKIVEADRWMTDRVFGWMFLNGCNPNVVERCEKLPDNFPVTEEMVKMALDRGLTLEQELKEGHFYLVNYKELDGITFSGGEEGSGYTAEPLALFYVKSSGDLVPVAIQLSQQPGETNPIWTPSDSEYDWLQAKMWLRNADYYIHQISNYILKTHLVMEAFAVSAWRQLPSIHPVFKVLFPHLRSVMATNVIIRREFLKSDASQALLKKSYEKFDFNMLSLPNVLKEKGVHDAAKLPKYYYRDDALSLWSAIETFIQEVLSITYKSDDDIAKDNELQAWIRDIHKNGFPARESKSGHGFPQDLSTLDQLVHVLTCVMFTCSCQHAALNFGLMDAHSFVPFTPSIMRLPPPTKKNETTLNTIMEMLPNKSQASRQIALMYVLSQFAVDERFLGDITQTLLTGDDAEEAISRFQASLQAISNSIKTRNKALEMPYINLLPERIPDSIAI; encoded by the exons ATGGGTGTGTGCACGAGTGCAGTAGCTACTGAAGGCGATGAACCAACCCAGCTCAAGGAGTGCGACAG GAATCAGGCCAAGATCAACATGCCTT GGCGCAATCTTGGTTACGAAGTGTACAAAGGTTACATGGGAGAGGAAATGTTCAAAACGAAAATTGAAGAATTGGAAAAG CCTCTACCTCCCCCTGGAATGTTTGACCAGGCTAAAATCACGCACAACACCAACAAACTTAAGCTTCTCTTCGGCTTGAAGGCCTTTGCCAAGAGTCAGCGAGGCACTCATCCTGTCGGTGTTGGAGCCCAAGGAATCGCAACAATTGTCTCTAATCCACAGTTTCCTGCCTGTGAATTCTTCACTCCAGGACGCAAGTTTCCTATCTGTTTGCGCCACGCAACCATCGAGTCAATCGATGACGTCAAGATTGATTTTTGTGGTGGTTCATTAAGGTTTGCCTcaagtgatgatgatgagagCCAATGTGACATTGTCATGGGAACGGGACCCACAACACCTCTGTGGAGCGCCGGAGCCATCTTTGATGCTATAAGAGCAAAAGTTACAAACGATCTGAAAACTTATCTACTTCTCGGACCAGACCA TCTTGCTGCTAACATCGGTGGACTGCGACACAAGCCCAAGTCATTCTACGACCAGCGGTATTATACTGAAGTCATCTTTGACTTCAGAGCACATGATGGCGTCAAGCGTTACGTCAGATTCCGAATGATCCCAGCTGATGGGTCACCGGAAACGGGTTTGTTACCGGAGGAAGTTCAATGGGAAATTTG GAACCGCAACCAAAGAGAACCAAATGAAACGTTGCCACCCGACTATCTTAAGCGTGAGTACAAAGAGCGAATAAGCCGAGGACCTCTCGAGTACAAACTCCAGTTACAACTGCATCATCCGAAGGACGATGATCCACCAACGATACTTCACGTCGGGAGGGAATGGGACGAAAGTTCGCATCCTTGGATGGACTTGGCTGATATAAAAATGACATCATTGCTCTCTCCAACAGCAACGGAACGATTGAAGTTCAAATTTACCAACCTTCCGCCTTCAATTGGCATACTACCTGCGCAGTCTGTTGATGATCCCAATGTTGTTATTCACATCCGCAAAGAAGTGTACATGTGGTCCCAGAGCTTACGCTCCAAGAGGTCCATGAAAGTTGTTCCCGATCACATGGCCGCCTATCTTATCAGGGTGGAAACTGGAAGCCAGTCAGGGGCAGGAACCGATGCAACTATTTCCGTTTCGCTAATAG GTACCAAAGGaaaaactgacatgatcaagtTAGACAACTGGGGCGATGACTTTGAAAGGGGAGATATCGACGAATATTCTGTGGAAGCTATGGATGTGGGTGAGTTACTGATGGTGCATCTTAACAACGATGGTGGAGGATGGTGGTACAAGAATCCTGATTGGTTTGTAAACAAGATCTCAGTTATTAGCTCTAAGCAGTTGCAGGAAGATCCTTTTGAATTTCCTTGTTACCGCTGGGTGCTTTCTGATCTGGTCGTATTTGAAGGAAAAG CTATCCTTCCCTTTCAAGAGCATCTCGCTGCGGTTAAAAGTCAACGACTTCTTGAGTTGCAGAAGCGTCAGGGTAATTACCAGTGGGACAAGTCGGAAGGATTTGAGGATCTTCCTGGGCATCTGCAGGCTGCCACATACAACGATATCCCGAGAGATTCTCAGTTCTCCGATGAGACTAGGGAGTCGATCGGCGAGAGCAAAAAGAAAGTCGCCAAGAACCTTGGTCTGGCTCACCTTTCAACCCTTTTCGAGAGCTGGGATAATCTCGATGATTTTCGAAAGATCCTCAAAATTCCTTATGGTGGAGTGCCGAAAATTGTCGAAGCTGACCGATGGATGACCGATAGAGTCTTCGGCTGGATGTTCTTGAATGGTTGCAATCCAAATGTTGTGGAGCGATGTGAAAAATTGCCAGACAATTTTCCCGTTACTGAGGAGATGGTTAAGATGGCCTTGGATCGTGGACTTACTCTTGAACAGGAACTGAAG GAAGGCCACTTTTATCTTGTAAACTACAAGGAGCTCGATGGTATTACATTCAGCGGTGGTGAAGAGGGGTCCGGATATACGGCAGAACCGCTTGCACTTTTTTACGTCAAGAGCTCTGGGGATTTAGTGCCTGTTGCAATTCAGCTGTCGCAACAACCAGGCGAAACCAACCCGATATGGACCCCAAGCGACTCGGAATATGATTGGCTGCAGGCGAAGATGTGGCTTCGTAACGCAGACTATTACATACATCAG ATCAGCAATTATATTCTCAAAACTCACCTGGTGATGGAAGCATTTGCGGTGTCCGCGTGGCGTCAGCTGCCGTCTATCCATCCGGTTTTTAAAGTTCTCTTTCCCCATCTCCGCTCTGTGATGGCTACTAATGTTATCATCAGACGGGAATTTCTTAAGTCGGACGCTTCCCAAGCTCTTCTGAAGAAGTCCTACGAGAAATTCGACTTTAATATGCTTTCGCTGCCGAACGTTTTGAAAGAGAAAGGCGTTCATGATGCTGCAAAGTTACCCAAGTATTACTACAG GGACGACGCCCTTTCTCTCTGGAGCGCCATTGAAACATTCATCCAAGAAGTACTCTCTATTACATACAAGTCAGATGATGATATTGCCAAGGATAACGAACTGCAGGCGTGGATCCGTGACATTCATAAAAATGGCTTTCCTGCAAGAGAGAGTAAGAGTGGTCATGGCTTCCCACAAGATCTTTCAACCCTTGACCAGCTTGTTCACGTGCTTACGTGTGTAATGTTCACATGCTCTTGTCAGCATGCTGCCTTAAACTTTGGACTGATGGACGCCCACAGTTTTGTTCCCTTCACTCCCTCAATTATGCGCTTGCCGCCACCAACCAAGAAGAACGAAACGACTTTAAATACAATCATGGAGATGCTGCCTAACAAGTCACAGGCCTCGAGACAGATTGCTTTGATGTACGTGTTGTCGCAATTTGCTGTGGATGAG CGTTTCCTTGGAGacataacacaaactttgtTGACTGGTGATGACGCAGAAGAGGCTATTAGTCGTTTCCAAGCCTCTCTTCAAGCAATTTCCAATTCCATCAAGACTCGCAATAAAGCACTTGAAATGCCTTACATCAACCTGCTGCCTGAGCGAATTCCTGACAGTATTGCCATCTAA